Below is a genomic region from Prunus persica cultivar Lovell chromosome G3, Prunus_persica_NCBIv2, whole genome shotgun sequence.
caatattgatattatgcacgcctaatgcgtagcaaagtATATgagttaaagtcccagaaattaattgacatgtatgtattaatctgtggcatgcctgcagcatgacagatatatgggttctcaatgttccaactccctaaatggagattatccacgccctactactaaataacgctccgatggaggttataatccacattctcacataataaaagccccctgaagtggcttgggtacccaaaagcaaagaaatgcttataattgatgcatgcgcatgcacatgagaatggtggaatcatgaattgatgaatgaaaatttttgatcatgaattgatgaatgacaatttttggttttggagtagctactcaaatcatcaatgggctgtgttgattggaaccacgttcaattattaaatgtcgacaatatcattggccaaaatggaacgaggtaattccattataaatgagaatgaacgtgaaagaacaaacccacaatacgaaccccaaaatttgttaatactgaaagttgtacttgggtgttcggaataaaagggaatatacctactttgtatgacacactgtttctggcagaaacaaggaatgttgggtattctccatatttacagattcaattgtgccccccttattacacaattacggagaccaacatattatctttaagagTTAttaatgcacagagcatatcgccagaagcgatttcctaaagatgtataaatagctgggtaaaagctatataatgtgtcataaagtttaatctcATTTAaccaaaatccgttgagaggattgatattgcatagagcaagtccctaaaggacatgtgcttgaagcacaaaatttgtactcaatattaatatgcataaattacctcagtgagtacattgattataatgtgattgcaacacattaaagcttttgcagaattcatgaaatatttgtctcgatcgagcattatgccaacgaaattcttgcttatactaagaaagtattaaagtatttttatgaggattatccgttggacactttaatgattttccggaagtatattggaccggacatcatattttccagatagggctcaactccatcaccatcattttgggatgatgtgaggtatatttgatgctatctaagcataacaccatatacgggcatattttttagtgaacttataaatagcccAAATGTTCTAAGATATGCGGACTCAGGAAAtctctatggtcgcttactggaaaaagctagtcatgaagttttcagggggagatattcatcagggggagcatggtaTTAATAAAAACCTTCATACACTATTGACTCACagcagcagtgtcaactatgatattcagacagatgatcaacagtatggcttaaagatattttgccaagcatcagggggagcgtgctgtcAATACAGACCCttacacactgtactctttttccttcgtccaggtttttatcccactgggtttttcctggcaaggttttaacgaggcagtgtcgcacgcgcgtcaatatacacataattttatgttacacgtgattatgtactctttttcccttcgaccagtttttgtcccactgggtttttactggcaaggtttttaacgaggcatattccatatcatttgtggtctccaagggggagtgttataaaagtttgaaggtggagcccacagaggaagtttccttgcatcttccaggaacttcccttccctgtatttatcaattcaggaagtttccttgcatcttccaggaaccttcccttccctgtattttaccaaaaccttagcctataaataggcatatcACTTGCAATGGGAAGAGTGACCaacggagaaaagaaagaaaggggagaagagaaaagagaggagaaaagaagaaaggaaaaagataagaggaaagaagaggaaaaagaggaggaaagatagaagaggaaagagagagaaaattcagtgagcctcacatattgtaaactctaaagttgtagccctattattttatatagtgaaaaagttactgctgctgctctccgaggacgtaggcatagccgaacctcgttaaatgctgtgtctcatctactttacgtgcagctcaatattcatacatattccaggttatttttataacaggACTAAAATTGGCTTTTGAGTTATGTCAGTAGAAGATGAAGtcacatataaataaaattaatgagtAATTTCTAACAAGCACGTCTGGGTGGTGTAGTCGGTTATCACGCTAGTCTCACACACTAGAGGTCCCCGGTTCGAACCCGGGCTCAGACAATTTGCTACTACTATATGTTGTAGTATTTTTTTAACTGGCCAAGCTTGGTCGCCATCCACCAACTAGCTTCTCTCCCATATGCACCACCACCGAGATGCTCTTTCTTGTCCCAATAGCTGTGACATAttttcccctctctctctctctgtataaATGTAACctatttatctatatattcATCGTGAAATTTACCAAATGAATTCTTCCACTAGCCGGACTCGGATTCAAATTGCTCTCTGTTTTTGCTGTGTGATAATGatttacaattttgttttctttgaacCAATCTGTTTGTAGACCGTTTGTTGGATGTGAATGACGCCCATCTACTTATTGGTGTCTGGTTGCTTTTAGGAGCATGTTATGTTACAACAGCAATTGACACCAATTTGGGCTTAAAATGAATTATGTGCAGAAATGTCGCatgtaaagaagaagaaaaaggtatGGCATGAATAGAAACAAATTTGGTTTCGTACGTTTcgtactttaatttttctgaTGGAGTTCTGTAAGTGATTTTGTGGCAATGATATTGTCCCATCTTGTTTCATGCACTGCGACATTGACAAATTAAAATGCACTTATCTTCCATCATGTGTCTAACTCAAATAAACCAAACGCAATGTATGCAAGCCTTTAGCCAGAGGGCAAAAAGTTTCTTCTTGTATTCAAATACGAACCATCCAGAACCTTAACCCCACAACATGTGTACGGATCTAGGTTCATTTTAGATGAAAAGCCTCCTTCAGACAAACTTGCAGTGTTGCCAAGGAAACAATGCCCTCTTATTCAAACGGACAATATCAGCACCAAAGGATCAGCAGGGGATCCGCATATTTGGGTAAGGTCGCAAGTCTTAAAGCACCTGGCAAGATACCTTTCTGCCTGGGAGGACTTATCGTCAACTACAGAAAGCACACTTTCCCTTCTCGTTCCGTGCCTGAGCCATAATAGTTGCTAACCTATTGACTCTTTTCGAAATTTAACTCTCCTAAGAAAGATTGCAACTTTACACTATGCCAAGTCACCCATCATCTCTAACGAAATGTCAAGCACAACATCACAAAAGGAACTGAACACAACCCTATGAATCCAAAGAATGCCTCTGTCGAGAGAAAAACAGCCTCTAACCTAGAACATAGAGAGACTTTTTAATACCCAATAGGAAAATGAAGTGAGCAACGAGGACAGTGTATTATTTACCATCTTGTAGCAAACTATCCACAAAATGCTGCTTCTTGGAGCATTTTTCAGATTCAAAGGGGAAAGGTGCAACCTTTGCATTAGCAAATTAAGCATTTGATGTGTGAAAAGTTTCTACAGACCAATGTTTGATACAAGGTTGAGAAAAATCTCTGCTTAAAAAAGCGCACTGGCTTTATTAAGAACTGCGGTGAACAGCAGTCTAAGGACCATACCCATTCTTATTGACCAGGGCAGGTCAGCGAGATTATTGAATAACCACAAAGAAATAGTTTGACCATTTGTTCAATTATCAAACCAAAACCTCTCAGACCATTTAGATTTTTAAGTGGACTTCGTGAAACAGCTAACTGCTTTGAATGGCTGTTAGGAACACTCAAAACATATCACTCATGAAATGTAGGAAGGATCTTGAGAAATCTGAACTACTAACTAGAATACAGGTGTGTGCGGATGTTTAAGATACATCATGGAAGTGAACCAATTAATCTACTGTCTCAAAAAAGATTGAATGCAAACTAATAATTCCTGACTGAAGTTCTACCTTAGGGATAAGGCACCACGCCAAAATCGAATTCTATCTATTTGGAAAACACTCAGCTTATGCCATACCATTAATGAATGCTCTTGAAAAAAACCTAATACTCGTATGGTACGGCCAAGGTGCACAATAACTTCACTACTAAATGTACTCATTGAAGCAATATGCATCAAGAAGCAACTGTAGATATGAGAAGTAATGATATAATTAAAgcaaaaaactgaaattaacaaaatttatCCAGTTAAGCATGTAAATTAAATGTATTAAGTCAACCTAATACTTGTATATTATGAGGGGAAATgtacaaaatttgaaagagCAATTCCATTACATATGTCAATTTCCTATACAAATTACTTGCATAAACTCATTGGCCCCGAATGGTGTTGTCGAGAACCAACCTCAATCTCTGAGACAATACATCCAACTCAGCAAGCCGTTGGAGCTGCCATTGCTGCTCGAAGTCCAGTGCAGTCTTGCCCTTATTGGAGGAACATGAGCCAGAGCCAAAGCCAGAGCCTGAGCCCGAGACCGAACCAACATGGTCGGAGCAGAGCAGACAACGTTGAACAAGAACCCTCCGAACCTCATTCAAAGACTGATCGAACACGTCCAAAACAGTCTTCGCCGCCTGCCCAGCAATGGCCCTAGACAAATTGATCTTCACGTCATCGCCATAatcattttccacaaaaagaTCATCCAAAACACTCTGATTCTGATTCACCATTAAATTATCATCACCCTCGTCGCTCTTGGCTTTGTTACCAAAAGGCGAAGTGGACCAGCACTCGGAGCTCCAAAGCTTCCTCGAGAGGTCGTACAAGGCGCGATCATGCGGCGAAAGCTGCGACTCGTGGAGGCCGCGAGCGAGCCGAGCCGAGACGACTCGGAACTTTTTCCGGAAGCGGCGGAGCTTCTCAGAGAGCTGGGATTTGGTGTAGTGCTGAGACACGGTGGTGGAGAATCGAGCGTAGAAGAGGTGAAGGTCTTTGGGGAACGAGAAGCTATCTGAGGCGCAGTCAAGGAGGCCTTGGAGGAAGAGAAGCTCGTCGGGTTCGGTCCAGATTCGGTGGTACTTGAACGGCGGGATTCTCTGCCCATCTTCTCCGGAAAAACCGACGGCGTTGTAGTCGTATATGGCGGTGGATTCGAGGGTGGGGGGTAGAagattagggttagggttaaGGTTGGGGATGGGATCGGGGTTTTTGCGTTTAATGGGGAGCTTAGTAGCGAAGGACGGTTTAATTGAGTCCATGGCTAGATTTTGGGGTAGAGTTGGCTACGGAATAATAttggggttgggttgggtgtgGAATGGGTCAGTGACTCATTGTGCCGTGGCTGACTCGTTGGTTTCtatctttttgaatttgaactaTACGGAGAGGAGAGTTTCTCACACGCACTTAAACATACCAAAGATGAGAGCTTCTCAAACGTCAAGAACATTCAGACCAGATCAAACGCTTATTCACTGGGCTAAAAGATAGGTTCTTCAAAATCCCTTAATAACGTTGAACTCTAGGTGCACATTTATCATCTCAAGTTTTtagattattttcacaactGAAATTTGGGAAGAATCACCTCCAATCTCTGGTTTAAGTTGTGAAGGGGACAAAAATGGCTAGAGCCTCAACTATATTAACCTACATTGTAAGAAAAATGGCATATTACAAACAACCTGAGTAGCATACAAAATttacaagggaaaaaaattaatggccAAGCATCTATTGGACGCTTCGGTTCTACAAGAGAAAAAAGTGCTATCTCCAGACTTGTTTATTTGAAGCCAAGTTTACTGCACATTGATCCTTTAGATGGTCATAAATTGCTGTAAAAATAGTGTTGGCCAACCTCAGTACTGTACACTGCAGAAGATGCAAATCCCATATGGATCATCGGATATATCCAATCAAAATGGAGCATGGGATCACAAATGGTCTGATTATGTAACCACAACCGTTGATTTGAGTAAGGCTAAACGGTTTTTGGTGAGAGTAATCTTCTCTTCTGTTTCTGCTGCCTTTTCTTGGACTCCACGGACAATATCCTCTGGAGCTTTCTCTACAAACTGCATGAGCAAAGACGATATCGTGAGAGGTACATGAGATATGTGCATGCCAAGGTActacgaaaaagaaaaaaaggactCAACAGTACATGCATGCATCATAACAAGAAAGATCACAACTCAATTTtagtgtttcttttttcaacaTTTGAAGCAAAAAATTTAACTAAGATGCCAACTCCAACCCACTTTTAACTTTTTGATTATAAAACTAACAAAACTATCAGATGATGGATGTATCGAACAGCCAGAATTGAAGTCTGCATTTTTCCATAAGTTACCGTTATCCTCTTAAGAGAACCATTGTATAGGTAGCTTTTCGTATCTAGTTATTCCAAATACATCTTACCTAATGCTTTaggttttatttaaattttgttaatttttaactAATTACCCCTATTATCAAATCTAAATCCAATCGTTTAGCTGAATGGATACTTAGAGAAATTGAAATGTAAAGTACTACCCCCTGCATACCAAACCCAAGTGCTTAAACATTAGTAAACAGAATTCATACCTTAGGAGAACTGAGCCGAGCTTTAAGTCCATCATATTCTGTCTGCATCTTGGAAAGTCTCTTATATAGGCGTTGGATTTCAGCAGTAATGTCAATCATATCAGCAAGAGGGAGATATGCCTCTAGTCCTTCACCAGCTACAACGTGGACGGATTGATCCGCATTCCCTGAAGTAAAATACATGACATCCACCAAAATATATGGCTCAACATCAGATCATAGAAAAAGCGAttgataaatgaaaataaacatGAATATTTCTGTCCCTTGGCCAAATGGAAAATAATCCATAAAGAAACGTGCCTGGAGGAGAATCTGTAAAATGGATGTTTTGCAAATCTAGCCTGGAGAGAAGTGCTAAAACCTCCTTTTCTTTCTGCatcaaaatagaatatttaaGTTAGCTAGTGCTAATGATAATTATGTTCAAACCAAATAATTGGATAAATAGTTGAGTCAACCCAAGTTAAAATTGTTGGACATGACCCTGCGACAGCAAGTATGCACGGAATAtacaagaaaaacatatatgaattgaattaataaacttatcaaaagaaaagacagaACAACTAGTCATCTCgatttctctttctctaaACTAAGGGTTTCCCtgtaaaaattgaaatccgaTCTCATCCGCATGCCTTTCCTTTTGTTGCTGATGAGACTTCAGACACACGAACTCTCCAAGATTATATGCAAAACTTAATGCTTAACAACTTAAACCCAAGCCTGACTCTTTTTGCTCCAGCAGGGCCATGACCTGGCCCATAGTAGTCTAGTGGGGGCATGGACAGCATTATGATATGATTTCTGATGCTGGCATCAGTGAACTCAAACTAACCTGGCTCTATACTTACTGAAGGTTCGAGTAATGATGCACCAATTCGTTACACCCTgagtttattcatttcgttctCACAAAAGTGCAAAATAATACAGGAACAAACTTGAAAAGCACCTCATCAGCTCTTACATTTTAATCTTATGCAAAATCATGGCTGGAGAAATGGATACATACCACTATGTACTCAGTGACTTCTTCATTAGCAACTATTGAGGCTGATATACGCTTTACAGGCTCAACAGAATATTCTGCTCGAGCATTCCGGATGGCTCTAGTCTAAGAAATACAAAGAAGCAAACTTTAGTGATTTAATTATCCACGTTGAATGACTACAAGGAAAAGATACAAGAGATCTAAAAGTGCCAGCTAGACTTGGATGTGGAGCCAATAAAGGAGAACCAGGAAGAAAGATTTACTCACCAGAGCCTGTAAATTTTCAAACTTCTTAATCGAGTTGCTCTTCCTTGGAAGTGAAGTCAGTGGCCATGGCGATATTATAAGAGCTGCTTTTCGATATGGGAGTGCCTATATTAAATCAACCATTCATTTTATAATGGAAAATAGACAAACATTATAGATAACAGTACAATGGAGGTGAAAACAGAGAAATCTAAATTGAAAGCCTACACTTAAGAGTTAACTATTGTCGCAAAAAGAAGCTAAAAGAGAATCTATCCACATGAATAAAAACATAACCATGCCTAAATTTGTCTTGTGAACAGGCAATGTTAAAGACGTGATCCACTTTCCCCCTCTATTTAGCACAGAACAGACCAATGTGGAGATAAGCATTCAAGGGACTTTCTTCGTAGAAATTAACAGCTATTTAACTTCCcatgaaatattaaaaacttGCAACTTAGTGGGAACACCAGCCTTCCGATCATCTTAATTGGCTTAAATGTGAGGTCCAATGGATTATGTATCAACCATTTTCACGAAAAATTACCCAAAGAATGGACCAAGATATATTGCCGCACTGGCTCTGATTCAAAGAACCATAATTTATTTGAGACAGCAAATATGATAAAGCTTCGAGCTCTAAGTCATTCAAATCCCTTCTAAATTGTAAAATCCCAAGAGAGATCCTAGAAGGAGAATGAGATCTTATGGAAGAGATGACATCATAGTGGTTCAAGGATATGACATATAAGCCGAGAAATAAGATAGAAATGAGAACTCTGCAAACCAAACATCTTCCGAAAACCTAAATCTATTCCAATTCACAACAACCAGTTTTAATAAATGAGAAACGGAAAAAGAATCCTGAGAAATGAATTTCTGAGGACTTCAGAGACACCAAGAATCCTACATATTAGGTATACATATATGATTATTCTCTATACTATATTATTCTGCATGTAATTACGAATTCTTCCTAGGCAATTTTCCTTGTACGTAATCTTAAGGAGAAGAATAACCTAAGACAATTATCTCCATTCCTTCCCGGTAAAAATCTTTACATGGTTCATGGAGAAACAAAATGacgatatattttttttccatttaacAAATGAGCCTAAAGAAACCAACAAGGACCTTTTAGGTAGAGAAGTTGAGTTCCACACAAGTGTTGAATACAGTAAATCAATTTACCTGCCAGAGCTCCTCAGTCACAAATGGCATGAAGGGGTGTAGCAATTTAAGTATGTTTTCAAAAACATACAACAGAACTGCCTGTGTGACAGAAGCAACTGAATCACCACCGGAGTGGTAAAGACGAGCTTTACTGGCTTCAATATACCTACATAAGTGAAAGAAATTAACAGTTGGCAAACAGGAACATCAGTACATTTGAGTTAGCAGAAGGTAttaacaaaaagataaaaaaaagggctaaaattcttttttcctttctttgtttAATAAGAATCACACTTCCAATGATAAAATAGAACAGTACACTACAGGGGACAAGTTGTCCACTAGTCTAGCTAGGCTACGCAAAAAAGAGCTAGACCTCATAATATGACATGACAGCAGACAACTACTCCAATCATAAAATAGACTGATAGTTAAACTCTTAAGAACCAAAGCCCAAAGGGAACCCGAAAAATGAACTCATCCCACGAAAGACCCACCTCCACATCCCTTGCTGCCACAAATATTAAGAGTTTGAACTTcttgaaacaaatataaagatCCAAACAAATCCCAGCACATaatttctcccttttttggattttttaatataaacttTTGGTAAGAATATCCTGTAATTATCATCCTCATAAATCATACCAGACATAGAAACGTTATAAGTTGGCATACAAAGTTAGGCCCAGCTGGTTAACTGATCTAGTAGAGATTTTCTTGGCACAAAATCAACATGCCAGAAAAATTCCTAACCATAAAACCAATCTGCATTGTTGTCAGCCACAGTAACCAATAAAGGCACACTTTCAGAAAAGACTGACCACAAACATAAATTGGGTCTTTTATGATTCAAAGTTTTCTTTGGGGAGGTTCAAAATCCTTTAAGACATATAAGAGATTGGATTACTCTTACATAAAGGAATATATAAAAACTaatagcaatttttttttggacaagaTACCAAGACTTCATTAGAATAAAGCGAAACCCAACATCTTTGTCTAACAGGACAAGTGATCCACAAGCAGAAACACAAGGTAGTCGTTCACCATATCCAATGAATGTTGTCAAAGTAGTATCCAACACAAAACCAGTTCACCATATCCAATCAATATTGTATATTGTCATGCAACGCTTAGAATTCCTGATATGGGATACTATATTATCAACAAACCCCCTCACATGTGGTGGGAGATGTGAAGCACAAGCAGGAATTGGACCTGACACATGGATTTTCCATGAATATCATGTTAAAGTAGAATCCAACCAAGTACCTAAAACCAATTGGAATTGGGCGGATAGTCCCAAAACATTGTGTAATATTCTCAATAAATGCCTTTGGCATTGTATTCCGacagttttcattttctatgtAGGAACATAATATAAAGCTTTTGATTATTATCTGATggaaaatatttgaataaaaattgcaaacttaccaatcagcaaaatcaccccaaaaaaattcatatgtcTCTCTTCCTACATCtccaaagaaaaatttgtCATAGCTTGCGGTGACTGTGTCAATAAGCAAATGAAGTTTTGAGAtctgaaaaaggaagaaaagtgaGTGATTAAACAAAGAAGTAAAATCAACAGGCAATTCAAAAACTTAACATGACAATTATCTTACCACCCAACATTCTGGTAAAGGTAGCTTATCCAAGAGCTCCACTTTGTCAAACTGAAAGAGCATGTCTTGATTTAAGAAGCAATGCAAGTAATGATTATCATTCTATAATATTAGTGTAATGACGGCTAAAGTAGAATAAGATCAAAATTTCCAATATTTAATAGAGAAATACAAGATACAATGATGGGCCATGATCTGATATAGCACCAGGTAATTGCAATAATTTCCCATCTCATGGAACATGGAGAGATTGAGTGACTAAGACATGTGTACGGAAAATCTATTTAGTTCCCATTCCATGAGACAACCAGCCAGTGTGCTATAGGCGTATTTAACACATTTTATAGAAAGATCCAGAGAGTTAGAAAAGTGAAAAGATATAATGACTTAAAGAAAGATTATGAGGGCAGCAAGTGAGGTAACTTCTAAACAATTTGGAAGATAAGCAGTGTTCAGAAATcatttcatgatttttttttttttttggtcaaacatttcatgaattttcaattataaaatAGTTGCATCAAACACCAACAATACGCTTCTACCCATTTGCTTTGGTAATTGAGAATTCGGTAAATTCATTCAGACACATTCAGACATGATGTGCCACTGTTCAAATTATTTGCAGACAAGTTTGTAATACATAATGAGATTGGAGCTAACTTCAGAGATATCAGGTCAAGTTAAGCTCTTGTGAATCTTTAAAGAGGAAATTATAACTATACCGATACATATATGAGATTGGGGCTAATTTTGTGATACAAGAACCTTTTACCATAACAAGAAACTAATCACAGCTGGCGCATTTTCTGGTGAATCCTTAAAAAGAGAGTAAACATCCATTGCTAAGCAGGCAAAAGTATGCAATTTAAGTTTTCTGGTATGACTTGAGATTGAGTTCTGTTTTCATTTAGCCTCTCCCATCCATTCCTTAATCCATGTAGGAAatgataaaaagaaagaaaaaaaagtttcaccgtgaaaaacaaagaattgaGCATGCCCTCAGCATATTCTAGTGCATCCACTAAGGCTGAAGTTGTAATTTATCTCTTTCTAAGCAGGAGCAGTTTCAAGAAATTGTTTTTAAGCTACTAGGGTGTAAGGAAAGCTTTTAGCTAATGCAAGAATACAGAAAGGAAAGCTAACAAGAATTGCTCATTAAGGCTGCAGTATTTCAAGCATTtgcttttttcacttttgttcaGTAAAACACAAGCAGGCAGAGACATTCACAAATGAAGACATATGCCATCATTCTCTGTGGTTAATTGAAAAGTAATTCACAAGTGAAGGACTGATACATGCAGACATACCAATACCATCATTCACAAAACCAAAAGTACAATTTTCCACAAGCAAAGCTTTAGCGAATAATTTTCACAATAACAGTACAAATTGAGagaacaaaacaaaccttATAAGAGAGTATATTTTCCCAAGCTGATGCATCATTTTGACTGGGTAAATTCTGCAATACAAACTTTCCAGCATTCCACAGTTTGTTGGTGAAGGCCTTATTTGACGTCAACCTCTCAGTGGATAAATTAAGGTcctgaaagaaaagaataccAAATCAGCCAGAAAGGCAATTGGTACAAGCTAAGAACCATTAACATGCAAAAGTGGAAGACTGCATACGTATATTTCTGGTTAGCAAATGAAGTAAAATACAACAATGTCTGTATAAGTGACATGCAGAATTGACGCATAAGTGAAGTcagaacaaaacaaacctGACCAGCAGTCCCTAGAGCAATTGTAAATCTTAAAGCATCTGTGCCATATTCCTTGATTGTATCTAAAGGATCTATGACATTCCCCAATGTTTTAGACATCTTTCGACCctgaaataataattacacAAATTGTTTAATACATcagaatatcaaaattaacatAAGAGTATACTACAAATGCATTAGAGAATTAATGCTGTAAACAAGAAGGAACAAACAAGGTTGCAACAAAGAAACGTTTCACCATCCacgttcttttttgttgtataCTATTTGTGTAACCAATTTACACGAATAGTATACAAATGTAAGTAACAAGTAAAACAaagtacaaaaataaaagctcaTACGACACTAAAACTAGTCATCCACATGGAAAGTAATCTTCACATATTAGCCTAAATATCAAACAAGTAATGCTTCAATCATTAACAGTCTGATAAAGTCTTTCCATAAATGAGCACCAGATCACACAAGGAGAACAGCGCTCCAAATTAATTGATTACTCTTTTAAACAAACTTCATGTAGACATGCCAAGACATtgcaagaataaataaaaaaattccacaaCTCCTATTCCATTAAAGAATGCAAGAAACAGTGGTTTATAGGTTGGTACACCACTTGCAAAACACCATTTTGCATAAACACTGATTATTTAAGAATCAATCTTGCACGAATTGTGAAAACCAATTAGTGTCTTCTCAGAAATTT
It encodes:
- the LOC18781678 gene encoding uncharacterized protein LOC18781678; the encoded protein is MDSIKPSFATKLPIKRKNPDPIPNLNPNPNLLPPTLESTAIYDYNAVGFSGEDGQRIPPFKYHRIWTEPDELLFLQGLLDCASDSFSFPKDLHLFYARFSTTVSQHYTKSQLSEKLRRFRKKFRVVSARLARGLHESQLSPHDRALYDLSRKLWSSECWSTSPFGNKAKSDEGDDNLMVNQNQSVLDDLFVENDYGDDVKINLSRAIAGQAAKTVLDVFDQSLNEVRRVLVQRCLLCSDHVGSVSGSGSGFGSGSCSSNKGKTALDFEQQWQLQRLAELDVLSQRLRLVLDNTIRGQ